Part of the Kitasatospora sp. NBC_00374 genome is shown below.
TGGCGCCTTCGCAGCGCGCCGCGAGCTCCTCGGCGCGGACCGCCGTGGCCGTGGCCCGGCGGGCCCGGCCGCTCTCCCGGAACAGGACGGCGGCGGCCTTGGCGGCCTCGGCCGCCGGCAGGTCGGCGCCGATGGTCTCCAGGTCCGCCGCGACGGCGAGCAGCCGGTCCGGGTCCTGCGCGGCCAGCGCGCCGGCCAGTTCGGCACGTGCCCGGGCGAACGGCCCGTTGCAGCCGGCCGCGATCTCCGCCAGCCGGTCGGCGACCTCGCGCGCCTGCCCGAGCCGGGCCAGGTCGGTCAGCAGGACGGCCTCGAAGGAGACCTGTCCGCGCTCGCGGGCCTCCTCGGCCGCCTGCGCGAGCAGGGCGCGGGCGCGGGTCAGCTCGCCCCGGGCAACGTACAGCCAGGCCTCGCCCAGCTGTTCCTCGGGCATGACCGTCGCGCCCGGCAGCCGGTCGCGTTCGGCCAGCGCCGCCTCGGCCGCGTCGAGGTCGCCCTGCAGTGCGGCGCAGCCGGCGATGCCCGCCAGCGCCATCGGCAGGGCGACCGCGGTGTGCGGGCGCGACGCCCGGGCGACCTCCGCGAACCAGCGGCGGGCCCGTGCCGGATGCCCGGCCAGCCAGGCGCCGCGGCCCAGGTGGAAGGCCAGCAGCCGCCGTTCGGTGTACACGCCGGCGTCCGCGAGGCCCGCGTAGGCCCGCTCGCCCACCGCGCGGGCCTCGGCCAGCCGGCCGCACTCGGTCAGCGCGAGCGCCAGGACGGACAGGTGTGCCGCCTCGTGCGTGGCCACGGCGTACGCGTCGGTGTCGGCGTCGGTGGCCGGGTGGGCGCGGAGGACGCGCCGGGCCCAGTCCACGGCCTCCTCGCCGCGGCCCAGGAACGCGAGCGCCGCGGACCTGGCCGTCGCCGCCATCAGCCACAGCCGGGCGTCCGGTGCCTGCGCCACGTCGGGTTCGAGGTCGGGGTACAGGGCGAGGCTGTGCGCGAACTCCCCCACCGCGAAGGCCGTGCTCGCCTCGTTGACCGCCAGGGCGCGGATGCCGAGGGGGCTGCGGACGCGGTCGCGGGCGGCATCGATGACCGTCAGGACCTGCGCGTACGGGGCTCCGAGGCCCCAGACGAGGTTCTGGGTGCGGATCAGGACGGCGGTCAGCAGTTCCTGCTCGTCGGCGGCGAGCGCGTCGGCGGCGGCCAGCTCCTCCTCCGCCTCCCGGAAGTCCCCCGCCTCGTACAGGGTCCGCCCGAGCAGCAGCCGGATCGCGAAGCCGTGCTGCTCCCTCGGCACGGCCCGCAGCAGGCCCAGCGCGCGCGGGTACTCCCGGGCGTGCGCGGCCAGCACGGCGGCGTGCACGAGCAGCGCGGGGTCCGCGGTGCCGGTGGCCGCCAGCTGATGGGTGGCCAGGTGGAGCGCGTCCTCGCGGCGGCGGGCGCCGCTCTTCTCCGTCAGGGCGACGTGCCGCAGGAGGGTCTCGCGACGGCGCAGCGCGGTCATGTCGGCGCGCAGCACCTCGCCGTAGAGGGGGTGGGCGAGCCGTACGGCGGTGCGGCGCCGTTCCTGGGCGACGACGACGAGCCCGGACTGTTCCAGCCGGTCGAGGGTGTCCTCGCCGGCTTCCATGGTGAGCCGGGCCAGGGAGAGCGGCTCGCACAGGGCGAGGGCGTCGAGGACGCACCGGCCCGCGGGCGGGGCGACCGCGAGGCGGGCCCGGATCAGGTCGGTGAGCCGGCGGGTGCCGGGCAGCCGCTCCGCGCCGAGCGCCCAGATCTCACCGTCGCTGGTGAGGGCTCCCGAGGTGACCGCTCCGACCACCAACTCCCGTAGGTAGAGCGGGTTCCCGCCGCTGGCGGTGAACAGCTGGCCGGCCGTGTTGTGCCCGACGGCGCCCTGCAGCACCTGCTCCAGCAGGGTCTCGACCTGCGGGAGGCCGAAGGCTGCCAGGTCCAGCTGGTGGACGGCGTCACCGTGTCCGAGGGCGGCGACGGCCTCGCCGTCGGCCTCCCCCGAGCGGACGGATCCGAGCAGCAGGACCACCCCGGCGTCCATCAGCTGACGCAGCAGCATGGCCGAGGTGGCGTCGAGCAGGTGGACGTCGTCGACCAGCAGGACGGTCCGGCGCCGCGGGGTGCCCGCCGGGCGCGCGGACAGCAGCCGGGCCACCTCGGCGAATCCCGCGACCGGGTCCGAGAGGTCGGCCCCGGCGGGGAGCAGGTGGGCGATGGCGCCCAGCGGCACCGAGGCCGCCGCCGCGGTGGCCAGGGCCCGTCCGACGCGGTGACCGGCCGCGGCCGCCAGGTCGGCGCACTCCTCCGCCAGCCGGGACTTGCCGACGCCCGCCGGCCCGAAGACCAGGAACCCGGCCCTGCGCGGGTCGCGCAGGACCTCCTCGAACTCCGACAGCTGGGCCTCTCGCCCCACCAGCGGCCATCGCCGCAGCACGTTCCTCGGATCCATCCCCGTTTCCTTCCACGATCCCCGGGGCGACGACGGTTGAGGGTGATCTTCGTGCGCGGCCCCGGGTGTGCGGAGTATGCCAGAGCCCTCGGACAGGGGTCGTACGGACGCCGGGGCGTGCCTACAGTTCGCGGTCCTCGGCGAGGTCGTCCCAGCGGACGGCGGCCAGGGCGTGATCGGTGCTCCCGGACGTCGGGAGGACGGGGGTGGCCTGGAACCACACGACGGTCAGGGCCGAGTAGTGCAGCACCGTGTCGAGGTCCGGGTCGACCGGGTACGAGCTGAAGGAGCCGGTGCAGGTCACGGCGGGCAGCAGCTCGACGGGGCCGAAGGCGCCGGCGGGGTGGTCGGGATGCTCCCGGACGGGCTCGACCAGGTGCACCGGCCGGGTGCCGCCCTGTCCGGCGTTCTTGACCAGGCGTTCGAGAATGCGGTCGTTCCAGCGCCGGAACGGATAGCCCTCCAGCAATCCGCCGTAGGTGGAGGACATCCGCACGTCCTGGAGTTCGATCGAACGGCCGGACGCGAGCACGAAGTGAGCGAGGGTCATGTTCGGAAACCTACCGGCCGGGGTGCGGCCCGCCCGGGCGGGGCCGGCGCGTCCGTCGAGGATGCGGACGTGGTCGACACGGCCTGATGAGCGTGCGTGCGCATCCACGACACGACAGCATGAGGGGTGTAACCGAGCCGTCACTCCGGGCAACCGGGGTGGCGGGGTCGCGCCGGTGGCCGAGCGAAGGTGGCGGGCCGTCCGGCGCGCAGGCGGCCGCCGCTCCACGACGGCCGCCATCGACGTGGGTACCCCCGAGCGCGCCGGGCCGAAGGACGGCGCCTCGCGCGGTGCCCTTCCTTCCGGAGAGGCGCTTCGATGACCACAGATGCCGACCGTCGACGACCGGCCACGCGGCCTGCCCGGCCACACCGTACGGGCCCGGCCGCGCACTGCCCCGTCGCACCGCGAGGGGGCCGCCATGCGGGCTGACCGGCAGTCGTCCCGTCCCGCGGCCCCGGCGTCGACACGGGAGCAGCCGGCCAACCGGGCCGAAGCGCTCGCGGACTGGACGGACGGGCGCCTGGGCATCTACGGGCTGGCCAAGGCGAACCTGCGCAAGGTCTTTCCCGACCACTGGTCGTTCATGCTCGGCGAGATCGCGCTCTACACCTTCGTCATCATCCTGCTGACGGGCGTGTGGCTGACGTTCTTCTTCAAGCCCAGCATGGGCGAGGTGGTCTACGAGGGTGCCTACGGGCCGCTGAACGGCGTCCGGATGTCGGACGCCTACGCCTCCACCGTGAACATCAGCTTCGACATCCGCGGCGGGCTGCTGATCCGGCAGATCCACCACTGGGCGGCGATCGTCTTCGTGGCGTCGATGCTCGTCCACATGATGCGGGTGTTCTTCACGGGCGCCTTCCGCAAGCCGCGCGAGCTGAACTGGATCTTCGGCGCGCTGCTGCTGATCCTCGGCATGTTCGACGGGTTCATGGGCTACTCGCTGCCCGACGACCTGCTGTCGGGCACCGGAATCCGGTTCATGGAGGGCGCGGTGCTGTCCGTGCCGGTCGTCGGCACGTACCTGCAGATGTTCATCTTCGGCGGCCAGTTCCCCGGCACGGTGATCATCCCGCGGCTGTTCACCGTCCACATCCTGCTGATCCCGGGCATCATGGTCGGGCTGCTCACCGCGCACCTGATCCTGGTCTTCTACCACAAGCACACCCAGTTCGCGGGCGCCGGCCGGACGCAGAAGAACGTCGTCGGCATGCCGCTGATGCCGATCTACATGGCCAAGGCGGGCGGGTTCTTCTTCCTGGTCTTCGGGATCGTGGCGGCGATGTCCGCGATCGCCACCGTCAACCCGATCTGGGCCTACGGGCCGTACCGGCCGGACCAGGTCTCCACCGACGCCCAGCCCGACTGGTACATGGGCTACTCCGAGGGCCTGGTGCGGGTCATGCCCGGCTGGGAGATCTCGGTCTGGGGCGGCCACACCCTCAACCTCGGGGTGTTCGTCCCGCTCATGGTCTTCCCGCTGGTCCTGATCGCCATCTGGACGTACCCGTTCTTCGAGGCGTGGATCACCGGCGACAAGCGCGAGCACCACATCGCCGACCGGCCGCGCAACGCCCCGGTGCGCACCGCCTTCGGCGCGGCGTGGATCTCGGAGTACCTGGTCCTGCTGATCGGCGGCGGCAACGACCTGGTCGCCACCCACTTCCACCTGTCGCTCAACTCGATCACCTACGCCGTCCGGGTCGGCTTCTTCGTCGTCCCGGTGATCGTCTTCTTCGTGGCCAAGCGCTGGTGCCTCGGCCTTCAGCGCCGGGACAAGGAGAAGGTCCTGCACGGCCGGGAGAGCGGCGTCATCAAGCGGCTCCCGCACGGCGAGTTCATCGAGGTGCACGCCCCGCTGCCGCAGGCCCAGATGCACCGGCTCACCGCGCACGACCAGCCCGCTCCCGCACCGGCGCCGGAGCCGACCGGCCCCAAGGGGAAGCCGAACCGGCTCGCCTGGGTCAGGCACCGCCTGTCCGTGGGCTACTTCGGCTCGGACGGGCAGATCGCCAAACCCACCGAGGAGGAGGCCCGCAAGATCGGCAGCGGCCACCACTAG
Proteins encoded:
- a CDS encoding cytochrome bc complex cytochrome b subunit, producing the protein MRADRQSSRPAAPASTREQPANRAEALADWTDGRLGIYGLAKANLRKVFPDHWSFMLGEIALYTFVIILLTGVWLTFFFKPSMGEVVYEGAYGPLNGVRMSDAYASTVNISFDIRGGLLIRQIHHWAAIVFVASMLVHMMRVFFTGAFRKPRELNWIFGALLLILGMFDGFMGYSLPDDLLSGTGIRFMEGAVLSVPVVGTYLQMFIFGGQFPGTVIIPRLFTVHILLIPGIMVGLLTAHLILVFYHKHTQFAGAGRTQKNVVGMPLMPIYMAKAGGFFFLVFGIVAAMSAIATVNPIWAYGPYRPDQVSTDAQPDWYMGYSEGLVRVMPGWEISVWGGHTLNLGVFVPLMVFPLVLIAIWTYPFFEAWITGDKREHHIADRPRNAPVRTAFGAAWISEYLVLLIGGGNDLVATHFHLSLNSITYAVRVGFFVVPVIVFFVAKRWCLGLQRRDKEKVLHGRESGVIKRLPHGEFIEVHAPLPQAQMHRLTAHDQPAPAPAPEPTGPKGKPNRLAWVRHRLSVGYFGSDGQIAKPTEEEARKIGSGHH
- a CDS encoding LuxR C-terminal-related transcriptional regulator; translated protein: MDPRNVLRRWPLVGREAQLSEFEEVLRDPRRAGFLVFGPAGVGKSRLAEECADLAAAAGHRVGRALATAAAASVPLGAIAHLLPAGADLSDPVAGFAEVARLLSARPAGTPRRRTVLLVDDVHLLDATSAMLLRQLMDAGVVLLLGSVRSGEADGEAVAALGHGDAVHQLDLAAFGLPQVETLLEQVLQGAVGHNTAGQLFTASGGNPLYLRELVVGAVTSGALTSDGEIWALGAERLPGTRRLTDLIRARLAVAPPAGRCVLDALALCEPLSLARLTMEAGEDTLDRLEQSGLVVVAQERRRTAVRLAHPLYGEVLRADMTALRRRETLLRHVALTEKSGARRREDALHLATHQLAATGTADPALLVHAAVLAAHAREYPRALGLLRAVPREQHGFAIRLLLGRTLYEAGDFREAEEELAAADALAADEQELLTAVLIRTQNLVWGLGAPYAQVLTVIDAARDRVRSPLGIRALAVNEASTAFAVGEFAHSLALYPDLEPDVAQAPDARLWLMAATARSAALAFLGRGEEAVDWARRVLRAHPATDADTDAYAVATHEAAHLSVLALALTECGRLAEARAVGERAYAGLADAGVYTERRLLAFHLGRGAWLAGHPARARRWFAEVARASRPHTAVALPMALAGIAGCAALQGDLDAAEAALAERDRLPGATVMPEEQLGEAWLYVARGELTRARALLAQAAEEARERGQVSFEAVLLTDLARLGQAREVADRLAEIAAGCNGPFARARAELAGALAAQDPDRLLAVAADLETIGADLPAAEAAKAAAVLFRESGRARRATATAVRAEELAARCEGARTPALLVGEEAVRLTGREQEIALLASRGMLSKDIAARLTISVRTVDNHLQRIYAKLGVTTRRELAGRFG